The following are encoded in a window of Rhizobium sp. 11515TR genomic DNA:
- a CDS encoding DUF4189 domain-containing protein, with protein MDEGTGSAGEARNQLSKAAATDMAMRQCRIGGQHCKVIIAYYNQCVAIAQVQGRTGFFIAASRAYQSDADQYVMSECSSHGTCKVVYRACSDAIRIQ; from the coding sequence ATGGATGAGGGAACGGGAAGTGCTGGCGAAGCACGTAACCAATTGAGCAAAGCGGCCGCTACGGACATGGCAATGCGGCAATGCCGAATTGGCGGGCAGCACTGCAAAGTCATTATCGCCTACTACAATCAATGTGTCGCGATCGCGCAGGTCCAAGGACGAACTGGGTTTTTCATTGCCGCGAGCAGGGCGTATCAGAGCGACGCCGACCAGTATGTGATGTCCGAGTGCAGTAGCCATGGCACTTGCAAGGTCGTCTATCGTGCCTGTAGCGACGCGATTCGGATCCAGTGA
- a CDS encoding helix-turn-helix domain-containing protein, which yields MCSKRNRFRASRINMMDQTNITVMNYSTREYPVQERFGMWVDKNHCENRLTSDPDIAFDASASGAALGPFILSSRKWLNRAHKARYEMSRTRRQIRTDGLDFYRFTLLLSGEFLSRTASDQPIKSPGDLFLLDAAQTNECLIEAGEAISLVVPRAMLPDSTAAAHGATITGGIGRLLADHLSSLFANLSQLRMADMDYVVRSTHQLLIASVSPTPDAIQVASTPIRAALVSRVQRYIDLHLLDPNLTPDRICRDIGVSRAKLYQLFEHQGGVMRQIQSMRLRLARDSLADRSLAHLRIAEIAWNHGFSNERYFHRLFKAEFGHTPRETPDQISERGSPSGAWRLALAKEHPDSSGWTLPFGVPNT from the coding sequence TTGTGCTCCAAGCGAAATCGATTTCGGGCATCACGAATTAACATGATGGATCAAACGAATATTACCGTAATGAATTACTCGACGCGCGAGTATCCGGTTCAGGAACGGTTCGGAATGTGGGTCGACAAGAACCACTGCGAGAACAGGCTGACCAGCGATCCCGACATAGCGTTCGACGCAAGCGCCAGCGGAGCGGCGCTAGGGCCCTTCATTCTGTCGAGCAGGAAGTGGCTCAATCGGGCCCACAAGGCGCGTTATGAAATGTCTCGAACTCGCCGGCAGATCAGAACCGATGGGCTGGATTTCTATCGCTTCACATTGCTGCTCAGCGGAGAGTTCCTTTCGCGGACAGCGTCCGACCAGCCTATAAAATCTCCGGGCGACCTCTTCCTGTTGGATGCAGCGCAGACAAACGAATGCCTCATAGAGGCCGGTGAGGCGATCTCCTTAGTGGTTCCAAGGGCTATGCTGCCAGACAGTACCGCTGCCGCCCATGGAGCGACAATCACGGGAGGGATAGGGCGGCTTCTGGCCGATCACCTGTCCTCATTGTTCGCTAATCTGAGCCAGTTGAGGATGGCTGACATGGATTATGTTGTGCGGTCGACCCATCAATTGTTGATTGCCTCCGTCTCCCCGACGCCGGATGCGATACAAGTGGCAAGTACGCCAATCCGTGCCGCGCTGGTGAGCAGAGTTCAGCGTTATATCGATCTCCATCTGCTCGATCCCAATCTCACACCGGATCGGATCTGTCGCGACATCGGTGTGTCGCGAGCAAAACTCTACCAATTGTTCGAGCATCAAGGCGGCGTGATGCGCCAGATCCAGAGCATGAGACTGCGTCTGGCCCGTGACAGTCTGGCAGACCGTTCGCTCGCACATCTTCGTATCGCGGAAATCGCCTGGAACCATGGCTTTTCGAACGAGCGATACTTCCATCGGCTGTTCAAGGCCGAGTTCGGCCACACCCCCCGGGAAACTCCCGATCAGATATCCGAGCGTGGATCGCCGTCCGGTGCCTGGCGGCTGGCGTTGGCGAAAGAACACCCGGATTCTTCCGGCTGGACCCTGCCTTTTGGCGTTCCCAATACTTAA
- a CDS encoding lysozyme inhibitor LprI family protein: MNYLRGGALFTLAVLLSSFFTSTGHVKAAGFDCRYAKSHVEKLICANPELSRFDSQLKDLFVTVQNETSGHDGETGALIDPIGDEQRQWRETVRDRCPDVSCLRKAYTARIREVKEKWSDSLQ; the protein is encoded by the coding sequence ATGAACTATTTACGCGGTGGAGCTTTATTCACCCTCGCCGTCTTGCTGAGCAGCTTCTTCACGAGCACCGGGCACGTCAAGGCAGCCGGTTTCGACTGCCGATATGCCAAAAGCCATGTCGAGAAACTCATCTGCGCGAACCCCGAGCTGTCCCGGTTTGACTCGCAGCTGAAGGACTTGTTCGTCACGGTCCAGAACGAGACGAGCGGCCACGACGGCGAGACCGGCGCACTCATCGACCCGATCGGCGACGAGCAGCGCCAGTGGCGCGAAACGGTCCGGGACCGGTGCCCGGACGTGAGCTGCCTTCGGAAGGCCTACACCGCGCGCATCCGTGAGGTCAAAGAGAAGTGGTCCGACTCCTTGCAATAG
- a CDS encoding lysozyme inhibitor LprI family protein: MLRATFSPHAAIFALVVLSPHIAFAGTKPSFNCAKADSTAEKAICKNNELAASDAAIAIAYKKLQTTLDPKAAAALAEDERWFVGTRDAIAEAAEGMARSDLGSALKERLKFLKAINPHPSVDFAGSWHNIAGGFDITSAPDGTLTVNGNAAHPVTGNWVCEFNGSAKPDGATLVVKDENDKGNDNAAALRLTRDGAALKVETIPATTAADGASPYCGVNGSFDGPYFSVPSGYY, from the coding sequence ATGCTTCGAGCCACATTCAGCCCGCATGCCGCCATTTTCGCACTCGTCGTTCTTTCCCCCCATATTGCCTTTGCAGGCACTAAGCCTTCGTTCAATTGTGCCAAGGCTGACTCGACGGCAGAAAAAGCCATTTGCAAAAACAACGAGTTGGCTGCGTCCGATGCCGCGATTGCCATAGCGTATAAAAAGCTTCAAACCACACTCGATCCAAAGGCGGCAGCAGCGCTTGCGGAAGATGAACGCTGGTTCGTCGGAACACGCGACGCGATAGCCGAGGCTGCGGAAGGAATGGCGCGCTCGGATCTCGGTAGCGCCCTGAAGGAGCGGCTTAAATTTCTGAAAGCCATCAACCCGCATCCATCCGTCGATTTCGCCGGCTCCTGGCATAATATCGCGGGCGGTTTCGACATCACATCGGCACCCGATGGAACGCTAACCGTCAACGGTAACGCCGCGCATCCGGTGACTGGCAACTGGGTCTGCGAGTTCAATGGAAGCGCTAAACCGGACGGCGCCACGCTGGTCGTCAAAGACGAGAATGATAAAGGCAATGATAATGCTGCCGCCCTGCGGCTCACGCGGGACGGTGCTGCGTTGAAAGTGGAAACGATACCCGCAACGACTGCCGCCGACGGCGCATCGCCTTATTGCGGCGTGAACGGATCCTTTGATGGTCCTTACTTCTCGGTTCCCTCCGGCTATTATTAG
- a CDS encoding aldo/keto reductase produces MDQSKINRRGFLGTMGAAATGLALATEARAQTQETNATSPTPGSNPNVVTRTLPRTGEKVTALGLGTFLTFDLKPGDRRDALRQVFERYVAAGGRVVDTSPLYGSAEVSVGQFMGEFEGSDEMFLANKVWSTGEYLGDESHAVESFRQSRMRMWRATINLMQCHSITNAPVIIPLMKAWKKEGLIRHVGVTHHESAAQDQLLAIVQRDDVDFIQTNYSIFNRDAERRLLPAAADKGVGVLINLPLEKARLIKVVEGHPLPGFAQEFGATSWAQFFLKWVMAHPAVTTVLCGTSNPDHMTDNVQAMTGPLPDERMRARMVAHMETIPGFGSIGTMPWYPGKENMYSGLIREAQANAAQRLQ; encoded by the coding sequence ATGGACCAGTCAAAGATCAATAGACGCGGTTTCCTTGGCACGATGGGTGCGGCGGCAACAGGGTTAGCTCTCGCCACGGAAGCCAGGGCCCAGACCCAGGAAACGAATGCGACATCGCCAACCCCCGGATCAAACCCGAATGTGGTGACACGAACCTTGCCACGCACCGGCGAAAAGGTCACAGCCCTGGGTCTCGGCACCTTCCTAACCTTTGACCTGAAGCCTGGGGACCGTCGTGACGCTCTCAGGCAGGTCTTTGAGAGGTATGTCGCCGCAGGCGGTCGCGTGGTCGACACATCGCCGCTCTACGGCTCGGCCGAAGTCAGCGTCGGCCAGTTCATGGGTGAGTTTGAAGGATCAGACGAGATGTTCCTCGCCAACAAGGTCTGGTCGACCGGAGAATATCTCGGGGACGAAAGCCACGCCGTTGAAAGCTTTCGCCAGTCACGGATGCGGATGTGGCGCGCCACGATCAATCTCATGCAGTGCCACAGCATCACCAACGCGCCGGTCATCATCCCGCTGATGAAGGCATGGAAGAAGGAAGGGCTCATACGCCATGTCGGCGTGACCCATCACGAGTCGGCAGCGCAGGACCAGCTCTTGGCAATCGTGCAGCGCGACGATGTCGACTTTATCCAGACGAACTACTCGATCTTCAACCGCGACGCGGAGAGACGCCTGCTGCCGGCCGCGGCCGACAAGGGCGTCGGCGTCCTGATCAATCTACCGCTTGAAAAGGCGCGGCTGATCAAGGTGGTCGAGGGACATCCGCTTCCAGGCTTCGCCCAGGAATTCGGAGCAACGAGCTGGGCGCAATTCTTCCTGAAATGGGTCATGGCGCACCCTGCTGTAACAACCGTACTCTGCGGCACATCCAACCCCGACCACATGACCGACAATGTCCAGGCAATGACCGGCCCGCTTCCTGACGAGCGCATGCGCGCCCGCATGGTCGCACATATGGAAACGATCCCCGGCTTCGGGTCAATCGGCACGATGCCGTGGTATCCCGGCAAGGAGAACATGTATTCCGGCCTGATCAGGGAGGCACAGGCGAACGCCGCGCAGCGCCTGCAGTGA
- a CDS encoding MBL fold metallo-hydrolase → MNAFTLNRRAIMLSAVAGASTMLIPSLGSSGSANAQAAASPAGNAGHYRFRVGEIGATVLSDGVIGGPPRIYASDAPEAELQEVLRQAFLPTDHMTLNLNTLLIETGSRRILIEAGAGKTMGPNGGQIFDNLAAIGLDPADIDAIVISHTHPDHVGNLRTADGRKAFPRASVFVPKADWDFFVRTDPDLSYMPVPVEFRMRFAANIKNSLEPFMNDVELYEAGAEIVPGLTTIVASGHTPGMATFLVHSGSDQLLLTADLAYHPVVNVDRPWVPGPDRDKETALSSRRRIFDRAAAERMPVLGFHYPFPGLGRMLKTDGGYAWVPANWQF, encoded by the coding sequence ATGAATGCCTTCACCCTCAACAGACGTGCCATCATGCTGTCCGCTGTCGCAGGCGCATCAACGATGCTCATCCCAAGCCTGGGTAGCTCCGGCAGCGCCAACGCCCAAGCGGCGGCGTCGCCGGCCGGCAATGCCGGGCATTACCGCTTCCGCGTCGGAGAGATCGGCGCTACGGTGTTGAGCGATGGCGTGATCGGTGGTCCGCCCCGCATCTATGCGAGCGACGCGCCGGAAGCCGAGCTTCAGGAGGTTCTGCGCCAAGCATTTCTGCCGACGGACCACATGACCCTCAATCTTAACACGCTGTTGATCGAAACCGGCAGTCGGCGGATACTCATCGAAGCCGGAGCCGGCAAGACCATGGGCCCGAATGGCGGGCAGATCTTCGATAACCTGGCGGCGATCGGTCTCGATCCTGCGGACATCGATGCGATCGTCATCTCCCACACTCACCCCGATCATGTCGGTAACTTAAGAACTGCAGACGGCCGCAAGGCCTTTCCTCGCGCCTCCGTCTTCGTCCCGAAGGCGGACTGGGATTTCTTCGTCCGAACCGATCCGGATCTCTCTTACATGCCGGTCCCGGTGGAATTCCGCATGCGCTTTGCGGCGAACATCAAGAACAGCCTCGAGCCGTTCATGAACGATGTCGAGCTCTACGAAGCCGGCGCCGAGATTGTGCCTGGTCTGACGACAATTGTCGCATCCGGCCACACGCCGGGGATGGCGACCTTCCTCGTCCATTCCGGAAGCGACCAATTGCTGCTGACGGCAGACCTTGCCTATCACCCTGTTGTCAACGTCGACAGACCCTGGGTTCCGGGTCCGGACCGCGACAAGGAGACGGCCCTTTCCTCCCGCCGTCGTATTTTCGACAGGGCAGCTGCCGAGCGCATGCCCGTCCTGGGATTCCACTATCCATTCCCCGGTCTCGGCCGGATGCTGAAGACCGATGGCGGCTACGCCTGGGTTCCGGCCAATTGGCAGTTCTGA
- a CDS encoding LysR family transcriptional regulator: MDPIRLDSFDVFVAIVRCGGFRAAALERGISSSALSQTMNTLEEALGIRLLNRTTRSVFPTEAGQRLLERLAPALSDIKLAIAEVDELRDSPSGTIRINAPAPAVDHFLCPLVFDFMDVYPEVKIEIISDAAVIDIVEQGFDAGVRFGKQLAQDMIALPLGPALRYAIVASPDYIKRCGQPQTPHELVDHDCVKRRFPGGTLVTWRFDEKGEEIEVTPTGRLTVSSAHNELQAALAGRGIAHVFDDYAKPYVQSGRLVELLCDWSPTLPHWFLYYPSRRLPSAAMRAFLDFMKGYVWKAKDALVPR, from the coding sequence ATGGACCCTATCCGACTGGACAGCTTCGACGTGTTCGTTGCCATCGTACGCTGTGGGGGGTTCCGCGCGGCAGCACTCGAGCGAGGGATCTCTTCATCTGCCTTAAGCCAGACGATGAATACTCTGGAGGAGGCCCTGGGCATCCGGCTGCTCAACCGAACGACAAGGAGCGTGTTTCCAACGGAGGCCGGACAGCGCCTACTTGAACGGCTTGCACCTGCGCTGAGCGACATTAAGCTCGCCATCGCAGAGGTCGACGAATTGCGCGATAGCCCATCCGGAACTATCAGGATCAACGCACCAGCACCGGCCGTCGATCATTTCCTTTGCCCGCTCGTGTTCGACTTTATGGATGTTTACCCCGAGGTGAAGATCGAGATCATCAGCGATGCGGCCGTCATCGATATCGTAGAACAGGGTTTCGATGCGGGCGTCAGGTTCGGCAAGCAGCTGGCGCAGGATATGATCGCGCTGCCGCTTGGACCCGCACTTCGTTATGCAATCGTTGCTTCCCCTGACTATATCAAGAGATGTGGACAGCCGCAGACGCCGCACGAGCTTGTTGATCACGACTGTGTCAAACGCCGCTTCCCTGGTGGCACCCTCGTCACGTGGCGGTTTGACGAGAAAGGCGAAGAGATCGAGGTTACTCCAACTGGCCGCCTGACCGTCAGTTCCGCGCACAATGAACTTCAGGCTGCGCTGGCGGGCAGAGGAATAGCCCATGTCTTCGATGACTACGCCAAACCATATGTCCAGAGTGGCAGGCTGGTTGAGCTTCTCTGCGACTGGAGCCCCACCTTGCCACACTGGTTTTTATACTACCCCAGCCGCCGACTCCCGAGCGCCGCCATGCGTGCGTTTCTGGATTTCATGAAAGGCTACGTCTGGAAGGCGAAGGACGCCCTCGTTCCGCGGTGA
- a CDS encoding winged helix-turn-helix transcriptional regulator: MPREINGRPVIETPRGPVLTPCAPGSVLARLGDKWTILVVSMLSLSPDAPMRFGSLRRGIPDISQRMLTLTLRNLERDGLVARHYYTELPPRVEYELTDRGKSMLKPLAGFTDWIRDTWQDIEASRREFDAAEERRI; encoded by the coding sequence ATGCCACGCGAGATAAACGGCCGGCCAGTAATCGAAACGCCGCGAGGGCCGGTTCTGACCCCGTGCGCCCCGGGAAGCGTGCTGGCTCGTCTGGGAGACAAATGGACGATCCTTGTCGTCTCGATGCTATCGCTTTCCCCCGATGCACCGATGCGGTTCGGCTCCCTTCGACGCGGTATTCCCGATATCTCCCAGCGTATGCTGACGCTTACTCTTCGCAATCTTGAGAGGGATGGGCTGGTCGCGCGGCATTACTACACCGAACTGCCACCGCGCGTGGAATACGAGTTGACCGACCGCGGAAAATCGATGCTGAAGCCGCTCGCGGGATTTACCGACTGGATCCGTGACACATGGCAAGACATTGAAGCCTCGCGTAGAGAGTTCGATGCGGCCGAAGAACGCCGGATTTAG
- a CDS encoding NmrA/HSCARG family protein, with protein MSNTPEFLVFGATGQQGGAVTRALLEAGRKVRAFVRDPHSEKAKSLAADGVVLAVGDLFDRASIDHAMQGIYGVFSVQTSSPSGLLTDEQEVEQGKSIADSAVSNGVAHFVYSSTGAAGKGHTGMGHFDSKSRIEDYVRSLPIVTTITRPASFMEMMMLPGMGLNTGVFTYFMQPDQSMQMIALHDLGRINAQILCQPDLYAGRVIELSGQDITGKDLQDAFSHAAGRPIRYQRFSEELLSKNDFLKRLTVLVDNGVVAGIADIAALESEFGPMLRLEQWLSGPGKTLFENALSAKSSSIGLR; from the coding sequence ATGTCAAATACGCCAGAGTTTCTCGTGTTCGGAGCGACGGGCCAGCAAGGAGGAGCGGTGACACGGGCGTTGCTCGAAGCAGGCCGGAAAGTTCGCGCCTTCGTTCGCGACCCACACAGCGAAAAGGCAAAGTCACTTGCCGCGGACGGTGTCGTCCTGGCGGTGGGTGACTTGTTCGACCGCGCATCGATCGACCACGCGATGCAAGGAATCTATGGCGTGTTCAGCGTGCAGACGAGCTCTCCATCCGGATTGCTTACGGATGAACAGGAAGTCGAGCAGGGCAAGTCTATCGCTGACAGCGCGGTGTCCAACGGCGTTGCTCATTTTGTCTATTCGTCAACCGGAGCTGCGGGCAAGGGCCACACCGGGATGGGTCATTTCGACAGCAAGTCTCGCATCGAGGACTATGTTCGCAGCTTGCCAATCGTCACGACAATCACCCGCCCCGCCAGCTTCATGGAGATGATGATGCTCCCGGGAATGGGTTTGAACACCGGCGTTTTTACATATTTCATGCAGCCGGATCAGTCGATGCAGATGATAGCACTCCATGACCTTGGTCGCATCAATGCGCAGATACTTTGCCAACCTGATCTCTATGCCGGCCGGGTCATCGAACTATCTGGACAAGACATCACAGGAAAGGATCTGCAAGACGCCTTTTCGCATGCCGCAGGACGTCCCATTCGCTACCAGCGGTTTTCCGAGGAGTTGCTGAGCAAGAACGACTTTCTGAAACGGCTGACTGTTCTCGTTGATAACGGCGTGGTCGCCGGGATCGCAGACATCGCGGCCCTCGAAAGTGAGTTCGGACCGATGTTGAGGTTGGAGCAGTGGCTTTCCGGCCCAGGAAAAACGTTGTTTGAAAACGCACTCAGCGCGAAATCATCAAGTATCGGACTGCGATGA
- a CDS encoding lipocalin-like domain-containing protein: MSIRPATLALAFSISSSAFAQTATENQVAGTWRMMSATIDPGGKNIAAYGERPNGLLVFTPDMHFVEVLTDADVPRFASNARGEGTDDENRMAMSRSIGFFGTYTVDEKGEFSGNRVEGSTFPNWIGSVRTRDDLMLIVQGDRMTERFRRPEGTEIRIEWQRVK; encoded by the coding sequence ATGTCCATCCGACCAGCCACGTTGGCGCTCGCCTTCAGCATATCGTCGTCCGCCTTCGCACAGACCGCCACGGAAAACCAAGTCGCAGGCACCTGGCGCATGATGTCGGCGACGATCGACCCCGGTGGAAAAAACATCGCTGCCTATGGAGAAAGGCCCAACGGTCTTCTCGTCTTCACTCCCGACATGCACTTCGTGGAAGTTCTGACCGACGCGGACGTCCCGCGGTTTGCTTCCAATGCTCGCGGCGAGGGGACGGACGATGAAAACCGCATGGCCATGTCACGCAGCATCGGGTTCTTCGGCACCTACACCGTCGATGAGAAGGGCGAATTCAGCGGAAACCGTGTCGAGGGATCGACATTTCCGAATTGGATCGGCAGCGTGCGAACACGTGATGATCTTATGCTGATCGTGCAGGGCGACCGCATGACGGAACGGTTCCGCAGGCCGGAAGGTACTGAAATCAGAATCGAGTGGCAGCGCGTCAAATGA
- a CDS encoding SDR family oxidoreductase, whose amino-acid sequence MTKTWFITGASSGLGLEMTQQLLAQGHKVIATVRRPGTLTQLEQEYRKRLDTVQLDLVEPESIVSAVEGAFKQHGRIDVIVSNAGYGLFGAAEELTNEDIDRQIATNLTGSIHLIRAALPRLRKQGGGRIVQVSSEGGQIAYPGFSLYHATKWGIEGFLEAVAQEVAPFGIDVVIAEPGPTGTNFGANLVCAKPMDAYDETPAGAVRRAITGGSFEIKGDAARTVSAILSVAESEEPPLRLTLGSTAYSSISKALSVRLSALEAQRDVADSADRQDL is encoded by the coding sequence ATGACAAAGACATGGTTCATCACTGGCGCTTCCTCCGGGCTCGGTCTGGAGATGACGCAGCAGTTACTCGCCCAGGGGCACAAGGTGATTGCAACGGTCCGCCGCCCAGGAACGCTGACGCAACTTGAGCAAGAATATCGCAAGCGCCTGGATACCGTTCAGCTTGATCTGGTCGAGCCGGAGAGCATTGTCTCGGCCGTCGAAGGAGCCTTTAAGCAGCATGGCCGAATAGACGTAATCGTCAGCAACGCGGGCTACGGCCTGTTCGGTGCTGCGGAGGAGCTGACGAATGAAGATATCGACCGGCAGATCGCCACCAATCTTACCGGATCCATCCATCTGATCCGTGCTGCACTGCCGCGTCTTCGAAAGCAAGGCGGCGGGCGGATCGTTCAGGTCTCGTCCGAAGGTGGGCAGATCGCGTATCCTGGATTCAGCCTCTATCACGCGACCAAGTGGGGCATCGAGGGCTTCCTTGAAGCAGTGGCACAGGAAGTGGCGCCCTTCGGCATCGACGTCGTCATCGCCGAGCCGGGACCAACCGGCACAAATTTCGGAGCCAATCTCGTCTGCGCGAAACCGATGGACGCTTACGATGAAACCCCTGCCGGCGCCGTTCGCCGGGCGATCACCGGAGGTAGCTTTGAGATTAAAGGGGATGCAGCGCGCACCGTGTCCGCAATCCTCTCGGTCGCCGAGAGCGAGGAGCCGCCGCTCCGGCTGACGCTGGGCAGCACGGCCTATTCCTCTATCTCAAAGGCGCTTTCGGTACGCCTGTCCGCCCTTGAGGCACAGCGAGACGTGGCAGATTCCGCCGACAGGCAGGATTTGTGA
- a CDS encoding LysR family transcriptional regulator, with the protein MVRPSLNDLAAFAAVANHQSFRRAADIMGVSRSALSHTIIGLEAKLDVRLFNRTTRSVSLTHAGAHLLARLDPVLQDLDQALDTLSEERGTPSGTLRINANKSGARILLADVVPRFLDLYPDVELDLVSEGRLIDIVEQGFDAGVRLLETVPKDMVAVNFGGDVRFIAVAAPSYLDGRATPHTPDDLHGHCCIRQRLPSGKRYRWEFSRRGAEVAIDVPGNLTLDDSDLLVQAAVDGRGIAYVPDHFARPFLASGQLRTVLDEWCPPTPGLALYYPRSRHIPSPLRAFIDLLRKVDRQR; encoded by the coding sequence ATGGTACGCCCTAGTCTGAATGATCTTGCCGCCTTTGCCGCGGTGGCCAATCACCAGAGCTTCCGCAGAGCCGCCGACATCATGGGTGTCTCGCGCTCCGCCCTCAGTCACACGATCATCGGATTGGAAGCAAAACTGGATGTCCGCCTTTTCAACCGGACGACACGCAGCGTCTCGCTGACGCATGCCGGCGCACACCTGCTGGCGCGCCTCGACCCGGTTCTGCAGGATCTCGATCAAGCACTCGATACTCTCTCGGAGGAGCGCGGAACCCCAAGCGGCACACTTAGGATTAATGCGAACAAGAGCGGTGCCCGCATCCTGCTCGCAGACGTGGTGCCGCGCTTCTTGGATCTCTATCCCGATGTCGAGCTTGATCTGGTATCGGAAGGCCGGCTCATCGATATCGTGGAACAGGGCTTCGACGCGGGAGTACGTCTGCTGGAAACCGTCCCGAAAGACATGGTCGCGGTAAATTTCGGCGGCGACGTGCGTTTCATCGCCGTGGCGGCACCCTCCTATCTCGACGGCAGAGCAACGCCACATACGCCCGACGATCTTCACGGGCATTGCTGTATCCGCCAGCGCCTGCCGAGCGGAAAGCGCTATCGCTGGGAGTTTTCCAGACGCGGCGCCGAAGTCGCGATTGACGTGCCGGGTAATCTCACCCTCGATGATAGTGATCTTCTCGTGCAAGCGGCGGTGGACGGACGCGGTATCGCCTATGTGCCCGACCATTTCGCGCGGCCGTTCCTGGCGTCCGGCCAGTTACGCACTGTACTTGATGAATGGTGCCCGCCGACGCCAGGCCTGGCGCTCTATTATCCACGCAGCCGACACATTCCGTCACCACTAAGGGCCTTCATCGACCTCCTCAGGAAGGTGGACAGGCAACGATGA
- a CDS encoding Atu4866 domain-containing protein gives MRQALAAIIITATLSFQSAEAQEANLQPNHPYAGMWVTDDNGVRHELLPNGRYVEARGQRERAYEGRYEVDGTHIEYWDDTGFTADGDFVDANTLHHGGMILRRKPATP, from the coding sequence ATGCGACAGGCACTTGCAGCAATCATCATCACGGCCACCCTTTCATTTCAATCCGCAGAAGCACAGGAGGCCAATTTGCAGCCGAACCATCCATACGCTGGCATGTGGGTCACCGACGACAACGGTGTTCGCCATGAGCTTCTGCCGAATGGACGCTATGTCGAGGCCCGCGGCCAGCGCGAGCGAGCTTATGAGGGCCGTTACGAAGTCGACGGGACGCATATCGAGTACTGGGACGACACAGGCTTCACTGCCGACGGCGATTTCGTCGATGCCAACACATTGCACCATGGCGGCATGATCTTGCGGCGCAAGCCGGCGACACCGTGA
- a CDS encoding nuclear transport factor 2 family protein produces the protein MTILTICQWVPGARRTALITLALLSLALPGTAIANATATQVPAADSAAIELRNRAIVEAAFEKWRRGTYVFGELLAPDVVWTIHGSGPVAGTYRNQKDFIEKASRPLTSRLATPIAPEVHDIFADGDTIIIRFDGTATTTSGAPYRNQFVWILKMKDGLVINAEAFLDLVAYQQVVDNNAPRSQ, from the coding sequence ATGACCATTCTTACTATATGCCAGTGGGTTCCCGGCGCGAGGCGAACGGCTCTGATCACACTGGCGTTGCTGTCGCTCGCCCTGCCGGGCACAGCCATTGCAAACGCCACGGCAACGCAGGTGCCGGCCGCGGACAGTGCGGCTATCGAGCTACGGAACAGGGCGATCGTCGAAGCCGCCTTCGAAAAGTGGCGTCGAGGCACCTATGTCTTCGGGGAACTTCTCGCTCCCGACGTCGTCTGGACGATCCATGGTTCCGGGCCGGTCGCCGGCACCTATCGCAACCAGAAGGACTTCATCGAGAAGGCCTCCCGTCCTCTGACCAGCCGACTCGCGACCCCGATCGCGCCGGAGGTGCACGACATCTTTGCCGACGGCGACACAATCATCATCCGCTTCGACGGAACGGCAACCACGACGTCGGGTGCACCTTATCGCAACCAGTTCGTCTGGATACTCAAGATGAAGGACGGTCTCGTCATCAATGCGGAAGCCTTCCTCGACCTCGTCGCCTATCAGCAGGTTGTCGACAACAACGCCCCGCGTTCGCAATAA